One Lemur catta isolate mLemCat1 chromosome 15, mLemCat1.pri, whole genome shotgun sequence genomic window carries:
- the PIMREG gene encoding protein PIMREG isoform X3 encodes MASRWQGMSASVRRRSLRNREQLEDSKVLQPVVGHHETSTLGSLCRQFQRRLPLRAVNLNLRAGPSWKRLETPEQGQQGLQAAARSAKSALGAVSQRIQESCQSGTKWLVETQVKARRRKRGAQKDGSPPAHSLSQKSTRLCGAPPAHSAMDPREREHHRLSVQMGLRTPRLRRSRREAAFRSPYSSAEPLCSPSESDSDLEPVGAGIKHLQRLSQELDEAIMAEESSDMTDFLIHD; translated from the exons ATGGCTTCTCGGTGGCAGGGCATGAGCGCCTCTGTGCGCCGGAGATCTCTCCGGAACCGGGAGCAGCTGGAGGACAGCAAGGTGCTGCAGCCTGTGGTCGGTCATCACGAGACCTCTACCCTGGGCTCCCTGTGCAGACAGTTCCAACGGAGGCTGCCCCTGAGAGCCGTCAACCTCAACCTCAGGGCAGGCCCCTCCTGGAAGCGCCTGGAAACCCCagagcaggggcagcagggcctcCAGGCTGCAGCTCGATCAGCCAAGAGCGCCCTGGGTGCGGTGTCCCAG AGAATCCAGGAGTCCTGCCAGAGTGGCACCAAGTGGCTGGTGGAAACCCAGGTGAAAgccaggaggagaaagagaggggcACAGAAGGACGGCAGCCCCCCAGCTCACAGCCTGAGCCAGAAGAGCACCCGACTGTGTGGAGCCCCCCCTGCCCACTCAGCCATGGACCCCCGGGAGAGGGAGCATCACCGCCTCTCTGTCCAGATGGGCCTGCGTACCCCCCGACTACGGCGGTCAAGGAGGGAGGCTGCCTTCCGGAGCCCCTACTCCTCAGCAGAGCCCCTCTGCTCTCCCAG CGAGTCTGACAGTGACCTAGAGCCTGTGGGGGCAGGAATTAAGCATCTCCAGAGGCTGTCCCAAGAGCTAGATGAAGCCATCATGGCTGAAGAGAG CAGCGACATGACTGACTTTCTTATTCATGACTGA
- the PIMREG gene encoding protein PIMREG isoform X2, whose translation MASRWQGMSASVRRRSLRNREQLEDSKVLQPVVGHHETSTLGSLCRQFQRRLPLRAVNLNLRAGPSWKRLETPEQGQQGLQAAARSAKSALGAVSQRIQESCQSGTKWLVETQVKARRRKRGAQKDGSPPAHSLSQKSTRLCGAPPAHSAMDPREREHHRLSVQMGLRTPRLRRSRREAAFRSPYSSAEPLCSPSESDSDLEPVGAGIKHLQRLSQELDEAIMAEERMSVLLRDCPGGSPQESSVPLGHC comes from the exons ATGGCTTCTCGGTGGCAGGGCATGAGCGCCTCTGTGCGCCGGAGATCTCTCCGGAACCGGGAGCAGCTGGAGGACAGCAAGGTGCTGCAGCCTGTGGTCGGTCATCACGAGACCTCTACCCTGGGCTCCCTGTGCAGACAGTTCCAACGGAGGCTGCCCCTGAGAGCCGTCAACCTCAACCTCAGGGCAGGCCCCTCCTGGAAGCGCCTGGAAACCCCagagcaggggcagcagggcctcCAGGCTGCAGCTCGATCAGCCAAGAGCGCCCTGGGTGCGGTGTCCCAG AGAATCCAGGAGTCCTGCCAGAGTGGCACCAAGTGGCTGGTGGAAACCCAGGTGAAAgccaggaggagaaagagaggggcACAGAAGGACGGCAGCCCCCCAGCTCACAGCCTGAGCCAGAAGAGCACCCGACTGTGTGGAGCCCCCCCTGCCCACTCAGCCATGGACCCCCGGGAGAGGGAGCATCACCGCCTCTCTGTCCAGATGGGCCTGCGTACCCCCCGACTACGGCGGTCAAGGAGGGAGGCTGCCTTCCGGAGCCCCTACTCCTCAGCAGAGCCCCTCTGCTCTCCCAG CGAGTCTGACAGTGACCTAGAGCCTGTGGGGGCAGGAATTAAGCATCTCCAGAGGCTGTCCCAAGAGCTAGATGAAGCCATCATGGCTGAAGAGAG GATGTCTGTGCTGCTCCGTGACTGCCCTGGAGGAAGCCCCCAGGAGTCGTCAGTACCCCTGGGCCACTGCTAA
- the PIMREG gene encoding protein PIMREG isoform X1 — MASRWQGMSASVRRRSLRNREQLEDSKVLQPVVGHHETSTLGSLCRQFQRRLPLRAVNLNLRAGPSWKRLETPEQGQQGLQAAARSAKSALGAVSQRIQESCQSGTKWLVETQVKARRRKRGAQKDGSPPAHSLSQKSTRLCGAPPAHSAMDPREREHHRLSVQMGLRTPRLRRSRREAAFRSPYSSAEPLCSPSESDSDLEPVGAGIKHLQRLSQELDEAIMAEERRQALSDHRALTPRMSVLLRDCPGGSPQESSVPLGHC; from the exons ATGGCTTCTCGGTGGCAGGGCATGAGCGCCTCTGTGCGCCGGAGATCTCTCCGGAACCGGGAGCAGCTGGAGGACAGCAAGGTGCTGCAGCCTGTGGTCGGTCATCACGAGACCTCTACCCTGGGCTCCCTGTGCAGACAGTTCCAACGGAGGCTGCCCCTGAGAGCCGTCAACCTCAACCTCAGGGCAGGCCCCTCCTGGAAGCGCCTGGAAACCCCagagcaggggcagcagggcctcCAGGCTGCAGCTCGATCAGCCAAGAGCGCCCTGGGTGCGGTGTCCCAG AGAATCCAGGAGTCCTGCCAGAGTGGCACCAAGTGGCTGGTGGAAACCCAGGTGAAAgccaggaggagaaagagaggggcACAGAAGGACGGCAGCCCCCCAGCTCACAGCCTGAGCCAGAAGAGCACCCGACTGTGTGGAGCCCCCCCTGCCCACTCAGCCATGGACCCCCGGGAGAGGGAGCATCACCGCCTCTCTGTCCAGATGGGCCTGCGTACCCCCCGACTACGGCGGTCAAGGAGGGAGGCTGCCTTCCGGAGCCCCTACTCCTCAGCAGAGCCCCTCTGCTCTCCCAG CGAGTCTGACAGTGACCTAGAGCCTGTGGGGGCAGGAATTAAGCATCTCCAGAGGCTGTCCCAAGAGCTAGATGAAGCCATCATGGCTGAAGAGAG GAGGCAAGCCCTGTCTGACCACCGAGCCCTCACACCCAGGATGTCTGTGCTGCTCCGTGACTGCCCTGGAGGAAGCCCCCAGGAGTCGTCAGTACCCCTGGGCCACTGCTAA